TCGCGCACGGCGCCCCGCAGGGGAAGAAATTCATTTTGGATCAAATGGACTCCCATGAGCCGACGACCATTCCATATCCCTCAGCGGATTCGACTGCCCAATATAGGAATCTCATCGGCGTCCCCGTCGTAGCGGCCGCTCAAACGATTCGCTCGCTCGATTGGAAGGTCGTGATAGAACAAGACCAGGCGGAAGCGTTTGCGGCGTCCCATTGGTTGTCGCGCCTGCTTCTTCTCTCGGGCGGTCTCTTAGTGATTTTAATTGCCTTCGCCGGTACACGATTCAGCCGGAAAATGACTCGCCCCCTCGAAGAGTTGGTTGAAGCGACGAAGGAAGTAGCCAAAGGAAATTTATCCATCCAGGTCAATGTCGTCGGCAACGACGAGCGGGCGCATCTTGCGGAGGCGTTCAATCAGATGGTCGGCGATCTCCGCCAATTGCACGAATTGATCGCCCAAAGGGAGAGAATGGCCGTCATTGGAAGAATTGCCGGCGAACTCGTCCATGACCTTCGCCACCCGGTGCGCAACATCGAAAACGCGGCTCACTTGATAAACAGCCGCGGCGACGAGCCCGCCGTGCGGGAGATGTTCCAACGAGTGACGCTACGAGAGTTTGAAGGGCTCAACCGTTTCCTTCAAAACCTGGAAACCCTTATTTCCGAACCTGTTCTTCAACCTGTGGAATTGGATGTCGCGGCCGAACTCCGTTCTATCGTGGAAGCGCTGCAGAACTCAACGGAAGGAAACACGATTCGGTGGGATCTGCCGAAGTCGGAGCTGTCTCTCCATGCCGTGGCTGACCGGTTCGCTCTTCGACGGGTGCTTCAGAATCTGCTTCGAAACGCCGTCGAGGCCTCGCCGGAAGGGGAAACGATTCGTGTCGGCGTCACGGTCGAAGGAAATCGCATCGCCGTCCACGTTCAGGATCAAGGTCCGGGGATTCCCGCCGACCGGGTGGCATCCTTGTTCGATGCCCTTCGCACGACGAAACGCAGAGGTATCGGCCTCGGCCTCGCCATCTGCAAGAAACTCGTCACGGAAATGGGAGGCGAAATTGGGGTTTCCAACCACGGGGAAGGAGGAGCCCAGTTTTCCGTGAGCCTGCCCCGGCCGATGAAGGAAAGCGCTGAGGCGATAGAGGGGACCCTCAAGTCCATCGCCAGACTCCCAGGTTCCGGAAAGAAGAATTCTCTTCCAGCCCCCTGAGATCCAATATGGATCCGCGGAAAAATCGATAACGCATTAATTGGCCGTTTTGAGCTCAATACGGCTCAGCCGAGGTATCCAACTTAACCCATTAAAATAATTCGGGTTTCGGACCCAGCGTAACTCTAATTCCATGGCCGGGTTTCCTTCGGGTGTCAAAATGCCCATAAAGTAAAATTATTTCAATTACTTATGTCGAAGGCATGACGGTTGCGGTGAGGGGGGAACCAAAATACGCAGTTCGAGTCAAAGTTCGGCACAGCGGCACGGGGTCAGCGTATAAATCAACATAAATTCAGTGGGTTAACGCCAAAGGCGCAAACTAATAATTTGGCACACCCTTCGCAGTTTCCTTGGCGTACTATGGCAAACCTCTCTCTGAGATCCTTCGTAACGTTGGCAAGCGTTTTGTTCTGCGTCCTCGCCGTCGGATGTGCGGGAAGCGAACAATCGAAGGCGACGCTCGATGAAGAGAGCGTTTCGATCACGTTGGTTTCGTCAAACGGCGACTGCGGTGCGGATATTCACGCAGGAGAGGCCAGTGGTGGCGGTCATTTGAGGAGGGCCCTAAGCTGCGGCAGCTACACGGTTGATGTTTCGGGTATCTGCAAAGATTGTAATTCAGTCATGTTTGAATCGGGTGACACGTCGTTTTCCATCGACGTCGCGTCCGACGGTTCATTCAAAACGATTGTCAGCCTCGGCTCTTTCGACGGTTCGGTACTTTTGACGCCGGTGGATTCGGCGGGAGTCCTCGGAAACGTTGTTTCGGCCGAAGCGGTT
This is a stretch of genomic DNA from Bdellovibrionota bacterium. It encodes these proteins:
- a CDS encoding sensor histidine kinase — translated: MILRKHLSTRLFWLVGSIAVVPLASILFLAVRGSIVATEQTAKEGLQEVANQTAGRMEEIVASHVRVLEGLAETMGRAIVDRTARQSLLDGYTLRFPELKRVVVVNSKKEVIAGSDPTWTPSTVSGLPVPMDLSPRETRISDLIWKGGLMPTIQLTHRLNDDELLLAEINIAKLWELVESIRIGDSGRLLLLDRNHHVIAHGAPQGKKFILDQMDSHEPTTIPYPSADSTAQYRNLIGVPVVAAAQTIRSLDWKVVIEQDQAEAFAASHWLSRLLLLSGGLLVILIAFAGTRFSRKMTRPLEELVEATKEVAKGNLSIQVNVVGNDERAHLAEAFNQMVGDLRQLHELIAQRERMAVIGRIAGELVHDLRHPVRNIENAAHLINSRGDEPAVREMFQRVTLREFEGLNRFLQNLETLISEPVLQPVELDVAAELRSIVEALQNSTEGNTIRWDLPKSELSLHAVADRFALRRVLQNLLRNAVEASPEGETIRVGVTVEGNRIAVHVQDQGPGIPADRVASLFDALRTTKRRGIGLGLAICKKLVTEMGGEIGVSNHGEGGAQFSVSLPRPMKESAEAIEGTLKSIARLPGSGKKNSLPAP